One region of Armigeres subalbatus isolate Guangzhou_Male chromosome 3, GZ_Asu_2, whole genome shotgun sequence genomic DNA includes:
- the LOC134220585 gene encoding enoyl-CoA hydratase domain-containing protein 3, mitochondrial-like, producing MLRTLYLLQARKASPIGVAYRRLSTFTESNGIGHIQLDNEKTRNSLSIEMMDSIQQHIISNQQNPAVRCFVLSAKGRVFSAGHNLKELTPDHGSDFHRQVFAKCSELIGVILKAPVPVIVKVDGLAAAAGCQLVASCDMAICSDTSSFSTPGANFGIFCSTPGIAVARAVPRMKASYMLFTGLPISAQEALQSGLVSKVVPADQLDQEVETICNAIKSKSRAVIALGKRFFYEQIAMDVNSAYQRGEQVMAENLATADGQEGIRSFAEKRKPVWKHQ from the exons ATGTTAAGAACGCTTTACTTACTTCAAGCACGTAAG GCTTCGCCAATCGGAGTTGCTTATCGGCGATTGAGCACTTTCACCGAATCCAATGGAATTGGTCACATTCAGCTGGACAACGAAAAAACTCGCAATTCTTTGTCCATCGAAATGATGGATAGCATCCAGCAGCACATTATTTCCAACCAGCAAAATCCGGCAGTGCGTTGCTTCGTGCTTTCCGCCAAAGGGCGCGTTTTCTCGGCCGGACATAATTTGAAAGAGCTGACTCCGGACCACGGGTCCGACTTTCATAGGCAAGTGTTTGCCAAGTGTTCCGAGTTGATAGGTGTTATATTGAAGGCTCCCGTTCCGGTCATTGTTAAAGTGGATGGCCTGGCTGCAGCAGCCGGGTGTCAGTTGGTGGCTTCGTGTGATATGGCAATTTGCAGTGATACGAGCTCCTTTTCAACGCCGGGGgccaattttggaatattttgcTCAACGCCAGGTATTGCCGTGGCCAGGGCTGTTCCACGTATGAAAGCTTCTTACATGCTTTTTACGGGGCTTCCCATTAGCGCACAGGAGGCACTACAATCTGGACTAGTGAGCAAAGTGGTTCCAGCGGATCAGCTGGATCAGGAAGTAGAAACCATTTGCAATGCCATAAAGTCGAAGAGTCGTGCTGTGATTGCACTGGGGAAACGGTTCTTCTATGAACAAATTGCAATGGACGTAAACAGTGCCTATCAGAGAGGTGAGCAAGTTATGGCTGAGAACCTGGCAACGGCGGACGGCCAGGAAGGCATCCGCAGTTTTGCGGAGAAACGGAAACCAGTTTGGAAACATCAGTGA